Genomic segment of Pasteurella multocida subsp. multocida OH4807:
CAAATTATTTAACCGCACTTGTAGCCATTGAGCTTCTAATGGCGAAGCTTGTTGTTGTGCCTGTTGATAACTGGCTTTTGCGGCCTCTTTATCACCTTTGGCTAATAAAATATCACCAGTGAGCAACTGTTTACGACTCTCCCAGCTTGTCTGTTTAACTTGTTTCAAACTTTCTAGCGCCGCATCAAAAGCTTGCTGTTGGAATTGCACAGAAGCCAGACGTAGTGCAGCAATAGAAGACAAAGTTTCATCAGAAGACTGCGTTAACGCTTGTTTAAGTGATTGTTCTGCTTGTGCAAAATCCTTCTTCTCGACTTCTAATTTTGCTTGTTCTAGTAAGGCTAAGACCGCATAGCTTGTTTTACCATTTTCTTGGACAAACTGTTCAATTTGAGCACGTTTTTTCGCTTCATCTTGTGTCGAATAAACAGCCATTTCATAATATGCTGAGGTTTGTTGAATCTTATTCGCTTGATAAGTTTGCCAATAATTCCAACCAAATACGCCCGCAAATGCCACAATCACAGAGGCAATTAAGCTTTTATAATTCTCTTTCCACCACGCTTTAATTTCATTCAACTCTTGTTCTTCTTCCGCAGTATAAGCCATTTTATGCTTCCTTCTTGATTAAAAATTGTTCTTAATGTAATCAACAACATCCACTAATGCAAGGGTTTGTTGCTCAGCCCCACTGAGTAAGTGTTTCACGACCACCTGTTGATTTTGTACTTCACTTTCACCAATCACTAATGCAAACGTCGCATTATGCTTATCCGCACGTTTGAATTGCTTTTTAAAATTTCCACCACTGCAATGCAACATTGTACGTAAGTGCGGTAAGGCTGAACGAAGTTTTTCTGCCAATTGAAACGCCACCAACGTCGTTCCTTCACCTTGATAGACAAGATAAATATCGACTGCTTTCGGCAGTTCAATTGTCGTATTCACTTCTTGTACTAACAAGACTAAACGTTCGAGCCCCATCGCAAATCCCACTCCCGTGGTAGCATGCCCACCTAACTGCTCAACTAAACCATCATAACGCCCACCACCACACACGGTACCTTGTGCACCTAATGCAGAAGTGACCCATTCGAATACGGTTTTATTATAATAATCAAGACCACGTACTAATTTAGGATTGATTTCGTATTGAATACCAACAGCATCTAACAATGCACAAAGTTGTGCAAAGTGTTCACGACTTTCATCATCTAAATAGTCTAATAATTTTGGCGCGCCATTTAACACTTCTTGTAATGCTTGGTTTTTGGTGTCCAAAATACGCAAAGGATTTTTCTCTAAACGTTCTTTTTCTTCGTCACTTAATAAATCAATATGTTGTTGTAAAAATTCAACCAATGCAGAACGGTAATTTTTACGTGCTTCTAGAGAACCGATGGAGTTAAGCTGTAAAGTAACATGATCAAAAATACCTAATTCTTTCCATAAACGCGCCGTTAACATAATTAACTCTGCATCAATTTCTGGATTAGGAATCCCAAAAACTTCCACCCCTGCCTGATGGAACTGGCGATAGCGTCCTTTTTGTGGTCTTTCATGACGGAACATCGGTCCCATATACCACAAACGTTGTTCTTGGTTATAAATCCAGCCATGTTCAATTGCAGCACGTACACAGCCTGCTGTGCCTTCTGGGCGTAATGTTAATTGTTCATCATTATCCCAAAAGGTGTACATTTCTTTTGACACCACATCTGTCACTTCACCAATTGCACGCGCAAATAGTGGGGTACTTTCGACAATTGGCATCCGTACTTCTGAATAACCATAACG
This window contains:
- a CDS encoding hypothetical protein (COG2976 Uncharacterized protein conserved in bacteria) gives rise to the protein MAYTAEEEQELNEIKAWWKENYKSLIASVIVAFAGVFGWNYWQTYQANKIQQTSAYYEMAVYSTQDEAKKRAQIEQFVQENGKTSYAVLALLEQAKLEVEKKDFAQAEQSLKQALTQSSDETLSSIAALRLASVQFQQQAFDAALESLKQVKQTSWESRKQLLTGDILLAKGDKEAAKASYQQAQQQASPLEAQWLQVRLNNL
- the hisS gene encoding histidyl-tRNA ligase (COG0124 Histidyl-tRNA synthetase) encodes the protein MAKTIQAIRGMNDCSPTESPLWQWVEGKVRSVLERYGYSEVRMPIVESTPLFARAIGEVTDVVSKEMYTFWDNDEQLTLRPEGTAGCVRAAIEHGWIYNQEQRLWYMGPMFRHERPQKGRYRQFHQAGVEVFGIPNPEIDAELIMLTARLWKELGIFDHVTLQLNSIGSLEARKNYRSALVEFLQQHIDLLSDEEKERLEKNPLRILDTKNQALQEVLNGAPKLLDYLDDESREHFAQLCALLDAVGIQYEINPKLVRGLDYYNKTVFEWVTSALGAQGTVCGGGRYDGLVEQLGGHATTGVGFAMGLERLVLLVQEVNTTIELPKAVDIYLVYQGEGTTLVAFQLAEKLRSALPHLRTMLHCSGGNFKKQFKRADKHNATFALVIGESEVQNQQVVVKHLLSGAEQQTLALVDVVDYIKNNF